The bacterium genomic sequence ACAATATCACCTTCAACTGTAAGGTTTGCTTCGTCGTGTGCCATAAACCTTGTCGCCTTCTTTACGAACTTGTTATAAAAAGGGTGCCTCACTCTATCTACAACCAACACGATACGAGTCTTTTCCATTTTATCACTGACAACCTTCCCAGTTTTTTCAACTCTCTTTACTTGTCTTAACTCCATTTTTAGCTCCCGATAAATGCTTCTCATTTTTAAGGGTATGCAAAACTCCAATATCTCTTTTTGCCTTTTTAATTACAGAAAAATTCT encodes the following:
- the rpsQ gene encoding 30S ribosomal protein S17, with protein sequence MELRQVKRVEKTGKVVSDKMEKTRIVLVVDRVRHPFYNKFVKKATRFMAHDEANLTVEGDIVKIVKYRPLSRHKCWKIKEILEKRERGENGAAQVSSNGS